In Verrucomicrobiota bacterium, one genomic interval encodes:
- a CDS encoding dCTP deaminase, giving the protein MSVLPDHLIRQQIKIEPFDDGGRHPGRVSYGLSSYGYDVRVGTRFKVFCDVHSQVVDPKQFSERTFVNVEGDHCIIPPNSFALAETVEEIEVPRGVIGICVGKSTYARCGIIVNVTPLEPEWRGRITLEISNTTPLPAKIYANEGIAQILFLKAEAPCQRSYRDKKGKYQDQEGITLPFVE; this is encoded by the coding sequence ATGAGCGTACTGCCCGATCACCTCATCAGACAGCAGATCAAGATCGAGCCATTCGACGACGGTGGCCGCCATCCGGGAAGAGTCTCCTACGGGCTGAGCTCCTACGGCTACGACGTTCGCGTCGGCACAAGGTTCAAGGTTTTTTGTGACGTGCACTCTCAAGTTGTTGACCCGAAGCAGTTTTCGGAACGCACGTTCGTCAACGTCGAGGGCGACCATTGCATCATTCCACCTAACAGCTTCGCCCTCGCCGAGACGGTCGAGGAGATCGAGGTCCCGCGTGGCGTCATTGGCATCTGCGTCGGCAAATCGACCTACGCCCGTTGCGGCATCATCGTCAACGTCACCCCGCTCGAGCCGGAGTGGCGCGGCCGGATCACACTCGAGATTTCGAACACAACACCTCTTCCGGCCAAGATCTACGCAAACGAAGGCATCGCCCAGATCCTCTTCCTCAAGGCCGAAGCTCCTTGCCAGAGGAGTTACCGTGACAAGAAGGGCAAGTACCAGGACCAGGAAGGCATCACCCTCCCCTTCGTGGAGTAG
- a CDS encoding vitamin B12-dependent ribonucleotide reductase — translation MKIARRYTTEGRDPYDGTTGAAICFETRASRIANPDGSVVFEADNVVVPKHWSLVATDILAQKYCRRAGVPAKLKRVPEDKVPEWLWRSVPDDKALAKLPDAGRTTGERDARQVFGRMAGCWTYWGWKHGIFDTEADARAFHDELCFMLAAQMASPNSPQWFNTGLHWAYGIDGPAQGHYYADMKTGEIKSSENAYEHCQPHACFVLSVNDDLVSDGGIMDLWVREARLFKYGSGTGTNFSKLRAEGERLSGGGHSSGLMSFLKVGDRSAGAIKSGGTTRRAAKMVILDIDHPDIEAFIDWKVAEERKVAALVAGSRACSTNLNAIMRACHQTLDDSTRFDARKNPALAEAVRNARAAHVPDNSIRRVIQLARQGFTSLEFPEYDTDWDSDAYATVSGQNSNNSVRITNAFMEAVANDDEWDLTWRLDGTTAKTVAATELWDRIAYAAWTCADPGLQFDTTINEWHTCPADGRINASNPCSEYMFLDDTACNLASTNLMSFHDEATGRFDVEAFRYVNRLWTIVLEISVLMAQFPSRRIAELSYRFRSLGLGYANLGSLLMVMGIPYDSPEAVAMTGAISAMMTATAYAASAEMAKEFGPFEGFSRNRDAMLRVIRNHRRAAMNAPEAEYEGLTIAPLGIDPEHCPQNLLDAARSEWDRALELGEQHGYRNAQATVIAPTGTIGLVMDCDTTGVEPDFALVKFKKLAGGGYFRIINQSVAPALKKLGYAPDQIADVIAYCRGTGTLNKAPHVNRDSLKARGFDDEAIARVERALPSAFELAFAFNKFTLGEDYCRDELGFTAKDLNDWRFNMLAALGFSPQEIEEASEHVCGRMTIEGAPHLKPEHLPVFDCATPCGKHGTRLIPTEAHIRIMAAAQPFISGAISKTINMPADATVEDVKDAYTASWRSMLKAIALYRDGSKLSQPLSGAAFEELKVEQPLAAARKIAERVIYRYLAHRRPLPTRRSGYTQKATVGGHKVYLRTGEYEDGTVGEVFLDMHKEGAAFRSLMNCFAIAISLGLQHGVPLEKFVDNFVFTRFEPNGPVAGHPYIKMSTSVIDYIFRELAISYLDRYDLAHVKPEEVEQDVSRPEATPAFDEEVIEDHFVDDQLQMRLTPPPSEHLHPGMSGRETLTTEATERTEGPGNGRKRLGGAEANPALAAAASTGDIKTEMVRLARLQGFEGDPCPECGQFTLVRNGMCLKCTTCGATTGCS, via the coding sequence TTGAAGATCGCCCGGCGATACACGACCGAGGGGCGCGACCCCTACGACGGCACAACGGGTGCCGCCATCTGCTTCGAGACCCGCGCCTCACGCATCGCCAATCCCGACGGCTCTGTCGTCTTCGAGGCCGACAACGTAGTCGTGCCCAAGCACTGGTCGCTGGTCGCCACGGACATCCTCGCCCAGAAATACTGCCGCCGGGCCGGCGTACCCGCGAAACTCAAGCGCGTGCCCGAGGACAAGGTCCCCGAGTGGCTCTGGCGCTCCGTGCCCGACGACAAGGCTCTCGCGAAGCTCCCCGACGCCGGGCGCACGACGGGCGAGCGCGACGCCCGCCAGGTCTTCGGCCGCATGGCCGGCTGCTGGACCTACTGGGGCTGGAAGCACGGCATCTTCGACACCGAGGCCGACGCCCGCGCCTTCCACGACGAGCTGTGCTTCATGCTCGCCGCCCAGATGGCCTCGCCCAACTCGCCCCAGTGGTTCAACACCGGCCTGCACTGGGCGTACGGCATCGACGGCCCCGCCCAGGGCCACTACTACGCCGACATGAAGACGGGCGAGATCAAGTCTTCCGAGAACGCCTACGAGCATTGCCAGCCTCACGCGTGTTTCGTCCTGTCCGTCAATGACGATCTCGTTAGCGACGGCGGGATCATGGACTTGTGGGTGCGCGAAGCGCGGCTGTTCAAGTACGGCTCCGGCACAGGCACGAACTTCTCGAAGCTGCGCGCCGAGGGCGAGCGGCTCTCGGGCGGCGGCCACTCGTCGGGCCTGATGAGCTTCCTCAAGGTCGGCGACCGCTCGGCCGGCGCCATCAAGTCCGGCGGCACAACGCGCCGCGCCGCCAAGATGGTCATCCTCGACATTGACCACCCCGACATCGAGGCGTTCATCGACTGGAAAGTCGCCGAGGAGCGCAAGGTCGCCGCGCTCGTCGCCGGCAGCCGCGCGTGCAGCACGAACCTCAACGCCATCATGCGCGCCTGCCACCAGACGCTCGACGACAGCACGCGGTTCGATGCGCGGAAAAACCCCGCGCTCGCCGAGGCCGTGCGCAACGCGCGCGCCGCCCACGTGCCCGACAACTCCATCCGCCGCGTCATTCAGCTCGCGCGCCAAGGCTTCACGAGCCTCGAGTTCCCCGAATACGACACCGACTGGGACTCCGACGCCTACGCCACCGTCTCGGGCCAGAACTCGAACAACTCGGTCCGCATCACCAACGCCTTCATGGAGGCCGTTGCCAACGACGACGAGTGGGACCTGACCTGGCGCCTCGACGGCACCACGGCCAAGACGGTCGCCGCAACCGAGCTCTGGGACAGAATCGCCTACGCCGCCTGGACGTGCGCCGATCCCGGACTGCAGTTCGACACCACGATCAACGAGTGGCACACGTGCCCGGCCGACGGCCGGATCAACGCATCGAACCCGTGCTCGGAGTACATGTTCCTCGACGACACGGCCTGCAACCTCGCCTCGACCAACCTCATGAGCTTTCATGACGAGGCGACCGGCCGCTTCGATGTCGAGGCCTTCCGCTACGTCAACAGGCTCTGGACGATCGTGCTCGAGATCTCGGTCCTCATGGCCCAGTTCCCCAGCCGCCGCATCGCGGAACTCAGCTACCGGTTCCGCTCGCTCGGACTGGGGTACGCCAACCTCGGCTCGCTGCTCATGGTCATGGGCATCCCGTACGACTCGCCCGAGGCCGTCGCCATGACCGGCGCGATCTCGGCGATGATGACCGCCACCGCCTATGCCGCCTCGGCCGAGATGGCCAAGGAGTTCGGTCCGTTCGAGGGTTTCTCGCGCAACCGCGACGCCATGCTCCGTGTGATCCGCAACCACCGCCGCGCCGCCATGAACGCGCCCGAAGCCGAGTACGAAGGCCTGACGATCGCGCCGCTCGGCATTGACCCGGAGCATTGCCCACAGAACCTGCTCGACGCCGCGCGCAGCGAATGGGACCGCGCCCTCGAGCTGGGCGAGCAGCACGGCTACCGCAACGCGCAGGCGACCGTTATCGCCCCGACCGGCACCATCGGCCTCGTCATGGACTGCGACACCACGGGCGTCGAGCCGGATTTCGCGCTCGTCAAGTTCAAGAAGCTCGCCGGCGGCGGCTACTTCCGCATCATCAACCAGTCGGTCGCCCCCGCGCTCAAGAAGCTCGGCTACGCGCCCGACCAGATTGCCGACGTCATCGCTTACTGCCGCGGCACCGGCACGCTCAACAAGGCCCCGCATGTCAACCGCGACTCGCTCAAGGCGCGCGGCTTCGACGACGAGGCCATCGCCCGCGTCGAACGCGCCCTGCCGAGTGCGTTCGAGCTTGCCTTCGCCTTCAACAAGTTCACGCTCGGCGAGGACTACTGCCGCGACGAGCTCGGCTTCACGGCAAAGGACCTCAACGACTGGCGCTTCAACATGCTCGCCGCACTCGGCTTCTCGCCCCAGGAAATCGAAGAGGCGAGCGAGCACGTCTGCGGCCGCATGACCATTGAAGGCGCGCCGCACCTCAAGCCGGAGCATTTGCCCGTCTTCGATTGTGCCACGCCCTGCGGCAAACACGGCACGCGCCTCATCCCGACCGAGGCGCACATCCGCATCATGGCCGCGGCGCAGCCGTTCATCTCCGGCGCCATCTCGAAGACGATCAACATGCCCGCCGACGCCACCGTCGAGGACGTCAAAGACGCCTACACCGCCTCGTGGAGGAGCATGCTCAAGGCGATCGCCCTCTACCGCGACGGCTCGAAGCTCAGCCAGCCGCTCAGCGGCGCCGCCTTCGAGGAGCTCAAGGTCGAGCAACCCCTTGCCGCCGCGCGCAAGATCGCCGAGCGCGTCATCTACCGCTACCTCGCCCATCGCCGCCCGCTGCCGACGCGCCGCTCCGGCTATACGCAGAAGGCTACCGTCGGCGGCCACAAGGTCTACCTGCGCACCGGCGAGTACGAGGACGGCACCGTCGGCGAGGTTTTCCTGGACATGCACAAGGAGGGCGCCGCCTTCCGCAGCCTGATGAACTGCTTCGCCATCGCCATCTCGCTCGGCCTGCAGCACGGCGTGCCGCTCGAGAAGTTCGTTGATAACTTCGTCTTCACCCGCTTCGAGCCCAACGGGCCCGTCGCCGGCCACCCGTATATCAAGATGAGCACGAGCGTCATCGACTACATTTTCCGCGAGCTCGCCATCAGCTACCTCGACCGCTACGACCTCGCCCACGTCAAGCCCGAGGAGGTTGAACAGGACGTCAGCCGGCCCGAGGCCACCCCCGCCTTCGACGAGGAGGTCATCGAGGACCACTTTGTAGACGACCAGTTGCAGATGCGCCTCACCCCGCCGCCGTCCGAGCACCTGCACCCAGGCATGAGTGGCAGAGAGACTCTCACCACGGAGGCCACGGAGCGCACGGAGGGTCCGGGCAACGGCAGGAAAAGGCTCGGCGGCGCCGAGGCCAACCCCGCGCTCGCCGCCGCCGCGTCCACCGGCGACATCAAAACCGAAATGGTCCGCCTCGCCCGCCTCCAGGGCTTCGAGGGCGACCCCTGCCCCGAATGCGGCCAGTTCACCCTCGTCCGCAACGGCATGTGCCTGAAGTGTACGACGTGCGGAGCAACAACGGGCTGTTCCTAA
- a CDS encoding ATP-binding protein: MNAAEFLLHSFEAHKAKGLAAYRGGERRAARHNLLKAAEYLFLLAAKSREPLRSTRKTHARTLLEMAKKLPLDPAKVLDGEPGGTSADAARWIVTEKPGVSFDGVAGLDDVKDEIRRLVIHPFQHPEATERFRKQAGGGVLLYGPPGTGKTMIAKAIAAEIDAVFLTVRCSDILSKWFGEAEQNLKALFAEARSHDRAVIFLDEVEAIVARRGQGSTVMDRVIPEFLSQLDGLGTESACLLVLGATNRPWDLDEAALRAGRFGRTIYVGLPNLAARRAILAQTLEDVPVADDVNLDALAEQLDGYSGADIAGPRGLIDTATDFPYERAIAGDENAVLIRNDLQRALGIVKPTVSKQMLARYSAFAHAG; this comes from the coding sequence ATGAATGCCGCTGAGTTTCTTCTCCACAGCTTCGAGGCGCACAAGGCGAAGGGGCTGGCCGCGTATCGCGGCGGCGAGCGCCGTGCCGCGCGCCACAACCTGCTCAAGGCCGCCGAGTACCTCTTCCTCCTCGCCGCGAAATCACGTGAGCCGCTCCGGTCGACGAGAAAGACGCACGCTCGCACGCTGCTCGAGATGGCCAAGAAGCTGCCGCTTGACCCAGCCAAAGTGCTCGACGGTGAGCCGGGCGGCACCTCGGCCGACGCGGCGCGCTGGATCGTGACGGAGAAGCCCGGCGTCTCGTTCGACGGCGTTGCCGGACTCGACGACGTGAAGGACGAAATCCGCCGCCTCGTCATCCACCCCTTCCAGCATCCCGAGGCAACCGAGCGTTTTCGCAAGCAGGCCGGCGGCGGCGTGCTGCTCTACGGCCCGCCCGGCACGGGCAAGACGATGATCGCCAAGGCCATCGCCGCCGAGATCGACGCCGTGTTCCTCACCGTCCGCTGCTCGGACATCCTGAGCAAATGGTTCGGCGAGGCCGAGCAGAACCTCAAGGCGTTGTTCGCCGAAGCCCGCTCGCACGATCGTGCCGTCATATTTCTCGATGAGGTCGAGGCCATCGTCGCCCGGCGCGGCCAAGGCTCGACCGTCATGGACCGCGTCATCCCCGAGTTCCTCTCACAGCTCGACGGGCTCGGTACCGAGTCCGCCTGCCTGCTCGTGCTCGGCGCTACCAATCGCCCGTGGGACCTGGACGAGGCGGCCCTTCGCGCCGGACGGTTCGGCCGCACGATCTACGTCGGTCTGCCCAACCTCGCCGCCCGCCGCGCCATCCTCGCACAAACGCTCGAAGACGTGCCCGTTGCCGACGACGTGAACCTCGACGCACTCGCCGAGCAGCTCGACGGCTACAGCGGCGCCGACATCGCCGGCCCGCGCGGCCTCATCGATACTGCCACCGACTTCCCCTACGAACGCGCCATCGCCGGCGACGAGAACGCCGTGCTGATCCGCAATGACCTCCAGCGCGCCCTCGGAATCGTCAAGCCCACCGTTTCCAAGCAGATGCTCGCACGCTATAGTGCCTTCGCGCACGCCGGCTGA
- a CDS encoding glycosyltransferase — protein MKISGFTFVRNAVRLDLPVVEAITSVLPVCDEFIVAAGDSDDATTDLVRAIGDPRIRIIETVWDPQHFVRGAIYAQQTNVALAECTGDWCFYIQADEAVHEDDLPRVKQCMEQNLDRPEVEGLLFRFLHFWGDYEHYHRAHNWYDREIRIVRNRVGVESWHDAQGFRRHGQKLKVVNAGASVYHYGHVRHPEIVAQKQTVMDAVYRTQLNGANHRPPFDYTPLERVPRFTGTHPRVMRERIASKNWDAADYRGSGNPKQHKHDRLSQRLLTFVENNLLGGHRIWTRRNYVLIH, from the coding sequence ATGAAGATCAGCGGGTTCACCTTCGTCCGGAACGCCGTGCGCCTCGACCTACCCGTCGTCGAGGCGATCACGTCCGTGCTGCCCGTGTGCGACGAGTTCATCGTTGCGGCGGGCGACTCGGACGACGCCACAACCGACCTCGTGCGCGCCATCGGCGATCCGCGCATCCGCATTATCGAGACCGTGTGGGATCCGCAGCACTTCGTCCGAGGCGCCATCTACGCGCAGCAGACCAACGTCGCGCTCGCCGAGTGCACGGGCGACTGGTGCTTCTACATCCAGGCCGACGAGGCCGTGCACGAGGACGACCTGCCGCGCGTCAAACAGTGCATGGAGCAGAACCTCGACCGGCCCGAAGTCGAAGGCCTGCTCTTCCGCTTCCTCCACTTCTGGGGCGACTACGAGCACTACCATCGCGCGCACAACTGGTACGACCGAGAGATCCGCATCGTACGCAACCGCGTTGGCGTCGAGTCGTGGCACGACGCCCAGGGCTTCCGCCGCCACGGGCAGAAGCTCAAGGTTGTGAACGCCGGCGCGTCCGTCTACCACTACGGCCACGTGCGCCACCCCGAGATCGTCGCGCAGAAGCAGACCGTCATGGACGCCGTGTACCGCACCCAGCTCAACGGCGCCAATCACCGCCCGCCGTTCGACTACACGCCCCTCGAGCGCGTCCCGCGCTTCACCGGCACGCACCCGCGCGTCATGCGCGAGCGCATCGCCTCAAAGAACTGGGACGCCGCCGACTACCGCGGCTCCGGCAACCCGAAGCAGCACAAGCACGATCGCCTCTCGCAGCGCCTCCTGACCTTTGTCGAGAACAACCTCCTCGGCGGCCACCGCATCTGGACCCGCCGCAACTATGTCCTCATCCACTGA